The Coffea arabica cultivar ET-39 chromosome 1e, Coffea Arabica ET-39 HiFi, whole genome shotgun sequence genome has a window encoding:
- the LOC113702976 gene encoding hexokinase-3-like isoform X1: MGSMGKVLGVGLVVGCAVAMCVVAGTMVGKRVKSRRRWRKVVKILEEFEEGCATPVEKLRQVVDAMAVEMHAGLASEGGSKLKMLLTFVQNLPNGSERGVYYGLDLGGTNFRVLRVQLGGQRSAILEPGVERQPIPEHLMTSTSEVAKFELFDFIAASLQKFVEKEGNGSVALEGKLRELGFTFSFPVKQTSVSSGILIKWTKGFSIHDTVGKDVSECLNQALERRGLDMRVAVLINDTVGTLALGHYHDEDTVAAVIIGTGTNACYLERSDDIIKCQGLLTTSGAMVVNMEWGNFWSSHLPRTSYDIELDSESPNPNDQGFEKMISGMYLGDIVRRVILKMSQESDVFGLSFSKLSTPFILRSPLIAAMHEDDSPDLREVARILGEILEIGDVPLKVRKLVVKVCDVVTRRAARLAAAGIVGILKKMGRDGSGGIASGEVRGGSHSKMRRTVVAIEGALYTSYTLFREYLNDAIADILGEDISPHVVLKVMEDGSGMGAAVLAAAYSSSGQDTL; encoded by the exons ATGGGGTCGATGGGAAAGGTGTTGGGGGTGGGATTGGTGGTGGGTTGTGCGGTGGCGATGTGCGTGGTGGCTGGGACGATGGTCGGAAAGCGAGTAAAGAGCCGGAGGCGATGGAGGAAGGTCGTGAAAATTCTAGAAGAATTCGAAGAAGGCTGCGCCACCCCCGTCGAGAAGCTCCGGCAAGTCGTCGACGCTATGGCCGTTGAGATGCACGCCGGACTCGCCTCCGAAGGCGGTAGCAAGCTCAAGATGCTCCTCACTTTCGTCCAAAATCTCCCCAATGG GAGCGAGAGAGGCGTGTACTATGGTCTGGATCTTGGTGGTACAAATTTTAGAGTGTTGCGCGTCCAGCTAGGAGGTCAAAGATCTGCTATTCTTGAACCTGGTGTTGAACGACAACCTATTCCTGAACATTTAATGACTAGCACAAGCGAGGTGGCCAAGTTT GAGCTCTTTGATTTTATTGCTGCATCTCTACAGAAATTTGTTGAGAAAGAAGGAAATGGTTCTGTGGCTTTGGAAGGCAAATTAAGGGAACTTGGCTTCACATTTTCGTTTCCTGTGAAACAGACATCTGTTTCATCAGGCATTTTGATTAAATGGACAAAAGGGTTCTCTATTCATGACACG GTTGGGAAAGATGTCTCTGAATGTCTAAATCAGGCGCTAGAAAGACGAGGCCTTGATATGAGGGTAGCTGTACTA ATTAATGATACAGTGGGAACATTGGCCCTAGGGCATTATCATGATGAAGACACAGTGGCTGCAGTAATTATTGGTACAGGTACCAATGCTTGTTACCTGGAGCGATCGGATGACATTATTAAATGTCAAGGCCTTCTTACAACTTCAGGAGCAATG GTAGTCAACATGGAATGGGGAAATTTTTGGTCATCTCACTTGCCTAGAACTTCATATGACATTGAGTTGGATAGTGAGAGCCCAAACCCAAATGATCAG GGATTTGAGAAAATGATATCAGGAATGTATCTTGGAGACATTGTACGACGAGTTATTCTTAAGATGTCTCAGGAGTCGGATGTTTTTGGATTATCATTTTCGAAGTTGTCGACACCCTTTATCTTGAG GTCACCCTTGATTGCTGCTATGCATGAGGATGATTCCCCTGATCTGAGGGAGGTAGCCCGAATTTTAGGAGAGATTCTAGAG ATCGGTGATGTCCCTCTGAAAGTACGGAAGCTTGTTGTGAAGGTATGTGACGTTGTCACTCGTAGAGCTGCTAGGTTGGCAGCTGCTGGTATTGTTGGAATATTGAAGAAAATGGGTCGGGATGGAAGTGGCGGCATTGCGAGTGGGGAAGTTAGGGGTGGAAGCCACAGTAAGATGAGAAGAACGGTCGTGGCAATTGAGGGGGCTTTATATACAAGTTATACTCTATTTAGAGAGTACTTGAACGATGCCATCGCAGACATTTTAGGGGAAGATATTTCCCCTCATGTTGTTCTCAAGGTCATGGAAGATGGCTCAGGAATGGGGGCTGCCGTTCTTGCAGCCGCTTATTCATCCTCTGGTCAAGATACCTTGTAG
- the LOC113702976 gene encoding hexokinase-3-like isoform X2 → MGSMGKVLGVGLVVGCAVAMCVVAGTMVGKRVKSRRRWRKVVKILEEFEEGCATPVEKLRQVVDAMAVEMHAGLASEGGSKLKMLLTFVQNLPNGSERGVYYGLDLGGTNFRVLRVQLGGQRSAILEPGVERQPIPEHLMTSTSEELFDFIAASLQKFVEKEGNGSVALEGKLRELGFTFSFPVKQTSVSSGILIKWTKGFSIHDTVGKDVSECLNQALERRGLDMRVAVLINDTVGTLALGHYHDEDTVAAVIIGTGTNACYLERSDDIIKCQGLLTTSGAMVVNMEWGNFWSSHLPRTSYDIELDSESPNPNDQGFEKMISGMYLGDIVRRVILKMSQESDVFGLSFSKLSTPFILRSPLIAAMHEDDSPDLREVARILGEILEIGDVPLKVRKLVVKVCDVVTRRAARLAAAGIVGILKKMGRDGSGGIASGEVRGGSHSKMRRTVVAIEGALYTSYTLFREYLNDAIADILGEDISPHVVLKVMEDGSGMGAAVLAAAYSSSGQDTL, encoded by the exons ATGGGGTCGATGGGAAAGGTGTTGGGGGTGGGATTGGTGGTGGGTTGTGCGGTGGCGATGTGCGTGGTGGCTGGGACGATGGTCGGAAAGCGAGTAAAGAGCCGGAGGCGATGGAGGAAGGTCGTGAAAATTCTAGAAGAATTCGAAGAAGGCTGCGCCACCCCCGTCGAGAAGCTCCGGCAAGTCGTCGACGCTATGGCCGTTGAGATGCACGCCGGACTCGCCTCCGAAGGCGGTAGCAAGCTCAAGATGCTCCTCACTTTCGTCCAAAATCTCCCCAATGG GAGCGAGAGAGGCGTGTACTATGGTCTGGATCTTGGTGGTACAAATTTTAGAGTGTTGCGCGTCCAGCTAGGAGGTCAAAGATCTGCTATTCTTGAACCTGGTGTTGAACGACAACCTATTCCTGAACATTTAATGACTAGCACAAGCGAG GAGCTCTTTGATTTTATTGCTGCATCTCTACAGAAATTTGTTGAGAAAGAAGGAAATGGTTCTGTGGCTTTGGAAGGCAAATTAAGGGAACTTGGCTTCACATTTTCGTTTCCTGTGAAACAGACATCTGTTTCATCAGGCATTTTGATTAAATGGACAAAAGGGTTCTCTATTCATGACACG GTTGGGAAAGATGTCTCTGAATGTCTAAATCAGGCGCTAGAAAGACGAGGCCTTGATATGAGGGTAGCTGTACTA ATTAATGATACAGTGGGAACATTGGCCCTAGGGCATTATCATGATGAAGACACAGTGGCTGCAGTAATTATTGGTACAGGTACCAATGCTTGTTACCTGGAGCGATCGGATGACATTATTAAATGTCAAGGCCTTCTTACAACTTCAGGAGCAATG GTAGTCAACATGGAATGGGGAAATTTTTGGTCATCTCACTTGCCTAGAACTTCATATGACATTGAGTTGGATAGTGAGAGCCCAAACCCAAATGATCAG GGATTTGAGAAAATGATATCAGGAATGTATCTTGGAGACATTGTACGACGAGTTATTCTTAAGATGTCTCAGGAGTCGGATGTTTTTGGATTATCATTTTCGAAGTTGTCGACACCCTTTATCTTGAG GTCACCCTTGATTGCTGCTATGCATGAGGATGATTCCCCTGATCTGAGGGAGGTAGCCCGAATTTTAGGAGAGATTCTAGAG ATCGGTGATGTCCCTCTGAAAGTACGGAAGCTTGTTGTGAAGGTATGTGACGTTGTCACTCGTAGAGCTGCTAGGTTGGCAGCTGCTGGTATTGTTGGAATATTGAAGAAAATGGGTCGGGATGGAAGTGGCGGCATTGCGAGTGGGGAAGTTAGGGGTGGAAGCCACAGTAAGATGAGAAGAACGGTCGTGGCAATTGAGGGGGCTTTATATACAAGTTATACTCTATTTAGAGAGTACTTGAACGATGCCATCGCAGACATTTTAGGGGAAGATATTTCCCCTCATGTTGTTCTCAAGGTCATGGAAGATGGCTCAGGAATGGGGGCTGCCGTTCTTGCAGCCGCTTATTCATCCTCTGGTCAAGATACCTTGTAG